The nucleotide sequence TGAACATGGCCCCGGCGTTGTTCACCAGGATGtccacgagctcctccggGCCGTTGAAGCCGTCCGCGAACTCCCGAACGGACGCCAGGCTGGCGAGGTCGAGCGTTCGGCACTCCACGTTGTCGTTGCCCGTCGATGCGATGATgtcccgagccgccgcggccgccttggaCCGAGACCTGCACGCGAGcacgaccctcgcgccgcccctcgcgagGGCCCTCGCCACCTCTAAGCCGATTCCGCCGGGgctcgcgccggtgacgacgcacGTCTTACCCGCCACGCTCGTTTCGTCCCCATCGGCTCGCCCCATGTGACAGTGCACGGCGAACGGGTTCGGCAACCTCGATAAAAGTCACCCGAGTTGATTGACAAAGAGGACGCGACGTTCGTTCACCGGTAGGTTCGGCCCGGTCTCCTTCGCGACGCACACTTCGTCGCGCAGTCGCGCACATCCGacgcgtccttcgcgtcggcACCGTCCCTCTCGCGCATCGCGAGGAGGACAGCGCGGGacgccggggaggacgaggaagcTGACTCATCATGGGGGAGATCGAGGAGCTTCGAGACGATGGGGTCGAGTCGCCCTCGGAGCCCGCGTTCCGGATGCACAGGGTGTCCTCGCTGGACAGCCTGGCGGGCCTGGCGATCAAGTACGGCGTCACCATAATCGACATCcagcgcgcgaacggcggggcGCTCACCGACCAGACCATGTTCGCGCGTAGTACCGTGcggatcccccgcgcgcacctcggTCCGGGCGCGCCCTTacccggcgggggaggcgcgacggggccgatggaaccgtcgccggcgcAACGAGCGGCGATGacacccgcgctcgccgctctcAGGGACCATTACGGCACGAACCCGAAGTCGGAGCTCGGAtcggagggacgcgcgggcggcgacggggacgccgcgcgaagggCCTTCgggtcatcgtcgtcgaggaagacgctctcgcgcgcgtcgagctcgagcggcggcgagatcgccATGACGGACAGACCGTCGAGCGGACGCGCGAACAGCTCGGCTGgcccgagcgtcgcggacaACGAGGAGCGCATGCGGGCGCTGGGgctcggcgggagcgggtTTCAGCACGGCAGGAGTAAGCCGctgatgtcgccgccggcaaaGGCCAAGGCGTCTCAGTCgggacccgcgtcgtcgtcgtcggggtcggggtcggtGATGGGTTTCTTCGATAAGATGAAGAGGCTGGCGAAcacgcccgcgatggcgagctccgcggcgtcggcgggcgtGGGGAtgaaggcggccgcggcggtggcctcgCAGAGGATAGACACGGGGCTGAGGGAGATCGGCGGGCCGGGGCTTCGGAAATCGTCCAGCCTTCCGGCGGGAAGGAAAGGCAAGGGCGACTAACATCAGTAGGATAGATTagcctcgacgtcgatgtCCGTAATACGTGTCGTCTCGTCTTATTTAATATGGTACATGCGGCGCTCGGTGTCGCTCCGCGCGGCTAAGGGATGAATAAATAATAGCGGGGTTTGATGCAAATCAACCGCGGGTCtcttcgttcgttcgttcgtgcGTGCGTCGAAGAACGCGAGGCTTTCACTTGGGGGTGGTGATGTACGCGAGCGACTCCATGAGGGCGTTTCCCGCGGACCCGGGGGTCACgagcggcgacctcggcgtctgCGACGCCCACCCCATCGCGGCCGCCTTCCTCAAACTGGTCCCATccctgcgcctcgcgctcagcAGCCCGGGCacctcccccgccgctcgcccgtTCCCGATGGTCAGCAGCGGCGTCCCCGCATCctcgatggccgccgccgcctcggcgtcgatgatgAGCGGCCTCGGGCGCTTGATCTTCTTCGCGCccgtggtggacgcgaggtcACCGTACCCGGCCCCGCCCACCGGGACGTGGTTACCCGGTTTGGACCGCACCGACTTGAGCTCCCCGTTGGCGCCCCTGTCCGACTCGCCGACGTTCTTCTTGGAACGGGGCGAGACGCGGGTGTTGCCCGTTCGGGCAGAGGCGGGAATCTCCATGTTGGTGAAGCCGCTGATGTtggtgacgtcgccgctgatgttggtgacgtcgccgctgtcgacgcggacgagggcggcggtgatggaggtgggcgcgccgccggagatgAGGTCGGGTACCTGCACGGCGAGGCCGTTGCCAGATTTGCGCTTGTTTCGCGAGCTGGTCAGCTTCGCCGCCCTCTTGCGGCTTCCCGGGGAGAGCGAGCCGAGGGTCTCcatggcgagcgcctcggcgcgttcccAGAACCTCGGGGTCACGTTCTGCAGCTCCGAGCTGCGGTGGGACGAGGActtcttcgtcgtcttcATCTTCATCGCCTTGGAGTTTGGCGAGAGGGGCGGCTTGGAGTTTTGGTCAACGCTCTTGCGCTTCTTGCCTGCGAACGCGTGGGGGGAACGGGTCGGGAGCGACGGTGAGTCGGATGCGCCGGTGTTTTCCGCGCGAGTCGATCGTCCATCGGGGGATATTGTCGAATCCTCGAACAAATCCCCGCGGGGAaggggacgagcgcgccgggcgccgggtGTCCCCGCGTCCTttcccgcggccgcgggggtcgGGATTTAACATGctccgtcgggcgcgacaTGGAGGGGACGGACTCACCTCGGTTGGAGCCCGTGGGGGGCTCGTGGTTGTGGGTACCCTCGTACGCGATGGAACCGGGATCCTTGgggtcgccctcgacgtgcTTGCGCGCGGGGCAGTTGGGCGCGGTGCATCGGTAGTAGGAGCGGGGGAACGCCGCGCCCTTGATGATCTTCTGCCCGTACTTGCGCCAGCGGTACCCGTCCTCGCTGGGAGGCATGGCCGGAGTGAAGGGGCGGTGAAGTGAAGGTGGAAACGCGTCGAACGCTAGCGCGatcggcggaggaggcttcgagagggcgtcgggggcggtcggcgcgcgaACTTTTGATCGTGCGCTGTGAGCCGGCGTCTCGTGGAGTGTCGACAATCGGAAAAGCGCGCGTCTCTCCGGTGCCCATTTCTCGGAAACGAACTCGTTGTCCATTTCTCGCCAGATCACCACATTTTTTTCCGGCGAGTCACAGACGGTCGTTTTTCCCCGAATGAGCACACGCGGGTGTCACGAAAAATCCGCACATCCACGCGAGACGTGCGTTGAGCTCAAACTGCCGCCCAAACTGCCAACCAGACACCCAGCGAGCGCCAACCAGACACCCAACCAGGCCGTCGCGTACGAGATGGCTCCCTCGGGAACCATGATAATCCAGGTCGTCCAGGCCACCGTGCCTCCCGGAGACACCGGGACCAAAAGGGCGTGCGTCAAGCGTAAGTGTGGcgatgcgcgagcgcgagcgacgtccCGAGATTTACCCGTTACGTGCGGTCGCCTCCTTTTctccgcgcgacgacgactgaGCACGATACCCCTCGCCTGACACGCACCGCAGTGGAGCTTCGCGACGGCCCGGAGGACAGGCAGAAGATGAAGACTAAGATGCAGGACGTCGACAAGGCCATGGTCCTGACCTTCAACGAGACCTTCGAGTTGTAAGTGCCCGACCCGATCGCTTGTTACGCGGAGACCGCGACGGGTGTCGGGCACCTCGTCGGCACCCGTGCCCTCCGTCGATGAAACCCAACCCGCGTCGATTCAACCCCCCGCACCGGCTGACCCAAACCCTGACGCGATCCCCCGAAACCCACCTCACACTCCGACAGCGACGTCAACGAGGagtacggcggcgagctcagGCTCCAGCTCTTCAAGCGCAAGTCCATCATGGGCGAcaaagccgccgtcgccaacgctGGGGTGTACGTCAAGAACATCGTCTCCTACATCAACACCAACGGGTCCATCGACAAGGAGTTCAAGCTTTTCAGCAAGGAAGGCCAGGCCTTGGGCGGGAACGTGCGGCTCAAGATCGACTTCGCGCCCTCCGACCCCGCCACGCCTCtgcccgacgacggcggaggtgCGATGAAGTCACACGCCCCCACCGAAGAtgaggcggcgacgaggcttCAGGCGAGGTTCCGGGGGATGAAGACGAGGCGGGAGATGAACGAGAAGAAGAACAAGGGCGGCATGAAGGGCGCCgtgatcgcggcggccgcggtggcggtggcgggagCCGGGGCGATGCTCGTGAGGAAGCGGGGCCAGAAGAAGAGGTGACAGTTAGCACTAGTCGTGCGACACTTTGATAGCGAACACACACGAACGGGTGCACTCTCGTCCTCCGCacggacgcccccgcgcgggctcgtcgggtGGTGTCATGACCGACAGCGGGGACGACGatgcggcggctgcggctgcaGCGGAGAGGTTTGACCCCGACCCGCCCGGCATCCCATCCCCCGTCCCTTCCGTCATCATCCGTTGGAACGAGAGCGCCCCAGGAAGTCGCGCTGACGttccccgccccccgcgctccccTTCCCGTCCCCTACCCGCGCTCAGGATGCTGGCCTCGGATcccatccccgtcgccgcgctcgccgagctcgcccggTGCCGCGGCCTGggctccgacgccgtccgcgcccgcgcgtggcccgcgctcctcgcgctcggcgtggaccgccccgccaacggcgacgacgtctacgagcgacgcgcgagcagcCTCTCCCAAAAGGACGCCAACCAGGTGACGCTCGACGTGAACAGGTCGCACTGGATACGCGGAGACCCGGCGCTCTCGCCCCTCTCCCCGGTGTCGCAAACCACGAACCCGTCGGGGCAGgcgcgcgccaagctcgcgagACTCATCcaaggcgtcgtcggctcCCACGCCGGCAGATCACACTACTACCAGGGCCTCCACGACGTGGCCGCGATACTCCAAACCGCGCTCGCTCCCACCACGGACctcacgggcgcggcgatcgagagGCTCACGCTGGGGCACCTGCGCGACTGCGTCCAAGGCGGGTTGGGCGCCGTCATGGACACGCTGAGGCTGCTCCCGCacctcatcgccgtcgccgaccccgaACTCCACGCAGCGCTCTTTCCGCCTGCCAACAGGTCATCCTTCGGAGCCGCGAAGACAACGGGCGGCGATGTGGGGGGTGCCGACAacgcggggggtgccgacaacgcggggggtgccgacaacgcggggggtgccgacaACGCGGGGGGTACCGACGCGGGTACCGAGGGCGACTCGTTCGTCGTGctgggcgtcgcggacctgAGCGACATGGAGCACATCGTCGGGTGCCACTTCGCCGTGTCGTGGCTGCTCACCTGGTTCTCGCACGGGCTGGACGAttacgcgacggcggccagGCTCTTCGACCTCTTCCTCGCCTCGGACCCGCTCATGCCCCTGtacgtgggcgccgccgcggtcgtcaaGGACAGGGACGAGCTTCTGGCGATGGCGCGAGGGTCAAACCTCGGGTCAAATTCGGGGTCCAACCGGttggacgagcgcgccccgATCATCGAGGGTTTGCTGCACATGCGGCTGCAGCGGCTTcccgcgctcaccggcgccggtgtGTCTCGTGCCGACTCCATCGTCAACcccgtggacggcgacgacgacggcgacgggcgagccaaacgcgcgagggtgacggTCACGGTGGATGACGAAAACGCGAGGGTCCGCGTGGAAGTATCCGACGCCTCCAtgtcgtccgccgcccgtttgtcgacgccggtgactcaccgctcacgcccggtgactcaccaccAAACAGATGGATGGGGCgtgcacgccgtcgtccgcgccgcgctcgagctgcaCGCTCGcatcccgcccgcgtcgctgtACACCGTGCTCGGAGTCGTCCCcgaccccgcgggcgccttcgCTTCGTACCCGTATCCGTGGCTGAGAGACGCGGGGTTCAAAGTTCCGGACACTTTCTCGAAAACTTCTGGCGATTCGCGGGCCGGTTCGATGCGTACAGGGCCCACcgacgcgggtcgcgcggacgagggcgtgtttcccgccgacgggcgcgtggtCGCGGCGTTTCCCTGCGGCCGTCGCTGGTACGCGGGCGACGTATCGCACGGCCGCCGGCACGGCTTCGGACGCCACGTAGACGCCACATCGAACGCCACGTCAGCAGACGCCACGTCGACAACAAACCCACCCCCGGGGTTCGAACGGTACGAAGGGGAGTGGAGGATGGGTCTACGACACGGCCTCGGGTGCGCCGTGTTCCCAGACGGCGCTCGGTACGCCGGGGAGTGGAGCGAGGGGTACATGGACGGGTGGGGCACGTACACgtggccggcgccggggggcgcTTCGTACGTTGGGTCGTTTCGAGCGAACGAGCGAGCCGGTCTCGGGATCGTGACGCACGCGGATCGGAggcgggacgcgggggtttggcgcgcggggaggatcGAGACGCCGATGACCGCCtcgtgcggcgggggcgacggcgggggcgggggcgagggcgagagttcgacgtcgatgacggcgacgatgcgcgcggcggcggcggcggcggcggcggcttcgatcgacgcgggcgccgcggcttcgagcgcccgcgagctcgccgacgcgatcatcagcggcgacgccggcctCGCTGGACCGTTCCCGACTCCGCGgtggggcggcgtcgccgactcGTGGCCGTGGCCGGAGACGCGAGCGATGGTCTGGCCGCCGCGTGAGGGAGCGGACGTTCCCGTTCATCGGggtggtgagtcaccggcgtcgcccgcgcgagcgacccgtccgacggcgacggcgacgcgacgcgcgcgggcggcggcggatgagaCGTTTCATTTCCGCGGGTTGGGTAACGATCGGGGTTGGACTCCGGcgaggctcggcgcgagGATTCGGCGCGGGGTGACGGACGGCGTGAGggaggcgaagggcgcgctggacgacTTGAGGGAGAGCGAGGGCGTGCGGCACGTGCGAGGGTTCATGGGTAGGCTCGGAAtcggtgggcgcggcggcggcggcggcggcggcggcggcgacgcttcgAGTGACCCGCGGTGAGAAGAATGGCGAAccgaccgacgacggcgccttCGTAGTTGGCGGCTAGCTCTGGCTCTAGCTGCTCATCTCAGTATCAGCTGGCTAGTAGTACTTCTGGCCCGCCTGCCTGGTGTCCACGCCGGAGACGAGCACGGAGAGGTCCTCGCCGATCTCCGGCCTCATCTTCCACTTCACCTTATCAGCCTGGGTCAGCGGGTAAGCCTTGAGGTAGGCGTCGATGCCACCGTCGATGACCTTGCACTGGGTGTATCCGCATTTTTCCACGATGGCAGCGGCAGCCTTCTCGGACCTGGTGgtcccgtcgtcgcacgcgaTCAGGATCCTGGACATGGTGTTGGGGAACTCCTGGCGGATCTGCGCGAGGAAGTTCGGGTTCATGTGGATccgcccgtcctcgtccatggcggcgagctgcggGACGGTCGCGCGGAGGGGGGGTCAGAAGAACGCGTCGGTTTTTTTTTTGCGTTTTTCGCCGCCGGGAGGGACGCGTGAATCGGGAAGGCGGACCCCGggccgggcgcgcgagggcacGCGAAGGTGCGCACCACGATATTCTTCCACGAGGATTTGTAGCCGGTCTCCCGCGCTTCGTCGGGGTCCCTGATGTCGACAAGCACGAAGCCGCGATCGAGGTGGTCCTTGACCTCGTTCACGCTTATTTTCACGACGGAGGCCCGGgtcgcgacggacccgcgagtggcgcgggtgagcttagcggcgcgaccgcgcatgcggggcgcgacggcggtctTGAAAGTCACGAATGACGCACTCATGGCGGCCATGTTGTCCGTGCTGTGTGGCGCGAAAGTGGAGTGGGGAGGTCATCCGGGTGGAATAATCCGCTGGATAATCGGGAGGCCCACATTGATCGAGAGGCCGCCACCGTGATGCGTGTTCTCAAGCGAACGTGATTGGCGTTAGAAGAGTATTATCCATTTGTCTTAACAACGTAACTGATTCGCTGTGTGCGTTTCTAATTTACCGTTCGGGACTTCGCGGCCACGGCTCGCATGGGGAAAAGATATTTCAAGATGCTCGCACAACGGGCGCAACGCGgggacctcggcgccggtgcaATGGACTCCGCCGGTGCGGACACCGACCGCGTGTCCTCTGGATCCCTCGCcacgaccgccgcccgcgtcgtcgtggtcgtcgccggcgcgtgcgccgtggcgggcggcggctatctcgcgcatcgcgcgtgGAACAGTCACAGGCGCagggtcgccgaggagggcggcgggaggaagGTCGTCTACCTCATCAGGCACGGTCAGTCCACTTTCAACGCCGCGTACGAGCAGACGGGCGTGGACCCCATGCTCTTCGACGCGCCCCTGAGCGCGCTGGGGGTGAGGCAGGTGGCGGAGCTCGGCCGCTCTCtccgcgccagcgccgacgGTTCCGTGtacaacgacgacgacgacggcggcggcgacgacgggagcggcgagagcggcgggggaAACGGACGCGCGCACGACAGGTTCAATCCCATGCCCCAGGTGGTGTTGACGTCcccgctgacgcgcgcgctgcagacggcgacgggcgcgttcgaggggCTGGGGATCAAGGTGGAGGTTCTCCCCGACCTGCGCGAGCGGCTGACCGAATCGTGTGACGTGGGAAGGCCCACGGACGAGCTCCGGCGCGACTTTCCCAACGTGGACTTCTCCGCGCTGCTCGTTCATTCGCGCGgcacgcccgcgtccacgcccacGCGGGAACgattggcggcggcggcggcggacacagctggcgtcggcacagctggcgtcgacgtcaacGCCCCGGGGATACAAACGGCGTCGCTGAaagaagccgccgcggcggacgaacTCGAACGCGaggccgaacgcgcgcggatgcggGACGGGATCTGGTGGTACGTCGACCCGGACACGGACCACAGTGCGGTAACCCCGGAGGCGTGCAGGCGCGATTTCGCGACGTACGGTTACGTCGAGCCCGAacacgcggcgaaggctcgggcggcgcgggtgcttCGCGCGATTCGTCAAAGGCCCGagcggtgcgtcgcgctggtGGGTCACGCGGATCTGTTCAacctgctcgcggcgaggatagacccgcgcggggaggagc is from Micromonas commoda chromosome 12, complete sequence and encodes:
- a CDS encoding WRKY family transcription factor — encoded protein: MDNEFVSEKWAPERRALFRLSTLHETPAHSARSKVRAPTAPDALSKPPPPIALAFDAFPPSLHRPFTPAMPPSEDGYRWRKYGQKIIKGAAFPRSYYRCTAPNCPARKHVEGDPKDPGSIAYEGTHNHEPPTGSNRGKKRKSVDQNSKPPLSPNSKAMKMKTTKKSSSHRSSELQNVTPRFWERAEALAMETLGSLSPGSRKRAAKLTSSRNKRKSGNGLAVQVPDLISGGAPTSITAALVRVDSGDVTNISGDVTNISGFTNMEIPASARTGNTRVSPRSKKNVGESDRGANGELKSVRSKPGNHVPVGGAGYGDLASTTGAKKIKRPRPLIIDAEAAAAIEDAGTPLLTIGNGRAAGEVPGLLSARRRDGTSLRKAAAMGWASQTPRSPLVTPGSAGNALMESLAYITTPK
- a CDS encoding PGAM phosphoglycerate mutase (PF00300: Phosphoglycerate mutase family; This family is a member of the Phosphoglycerate mutase-like Superfamily clan); this encodes MGKRYFKMLAQRAQRGDLGAGAMDSAGADTDRVSSGSLATTAARVVVVVAGACAVAGGGYLAHRAWNSHRRRVAEEGGGRKVVYLIRHGQSTFNAAYEQTGVDPMLFDAPLSALGVRQVAELGRSLRASADGSVYNDDDDGGGDDGSGESGGGNGRAHDRFNPMPQVVLTSPLTRALQTATGAFEGLGIKVEVLPDLRERLTESCDVGRPTDELRRDFPNVDFSALLVHSRGTPASTPTRERLAAAAADTAGVGTAGVDVNAPGIQTASLKEAAAADELEREAERARMRDGIWWYVDPDTDHSAVTPEACRRDFATYGYVEPEHAAKARAARVLRAIRQRPERCVALVGHADLFNLLAARIDPRGEELWLENCGVASYAVAPLAVPFRSPSAKGSAAA
- a CDS encoding predicted protein, whose amino-acid sequence is MKPNPRRFNPPHRLTQTLTRSPETHLTLRQRRQRGVRRRAQAPALQAQVHHGRQSRRRQRWGVRQEHRLLHQHQRVHRQGVQAFQQGRPGLGRERAAQDRLRALRPRHASARRRRRCDEVTRPHRR
- a CDS encoding rhodanese-like domain protein (PFAM 00581: Rhodanese; Rhodanese-like domain. Rhodanese has an internal duplication. This Pfam represents a single copy of this duplicated domain), producing MAAMSASFVTFKTAVAPRMRGRAAKLTRATRGSVATRASVVKISVNEVKDHLDRGFVLVDIRDPDEARETGYKSSWKNIVLAAMDEDGRIHMNPNFLAQIRQEFPNTMSRILIACDDGTTRSEKAAAAIVEKCGYTQCKVIDGGIDAYLKAYPLTQADKVKWKMRPEIGEDLSVLVSGVDTRQAGQKYY
- a CDS encoding predicted protein, with translation MGEIEELRDDGVESPSEPAFRMHRVSSLDSLAGLAIKYGVTIIDIQRANGGALTDQTMFARSTVRIPRAHLGPGAPLPGGGGATGPMEPSPAQRAAMTPALAALRDHYGTNPKSELGSEGRAGGDGDAARRAFGSSSSRKTLSRASSSSGGEIAMTDRPSSGRANSSAGPSVADNEERMRALGLGGSGFQHGRSKPLMSPPAKAKASQSGPASSSSGSGSVMGFFDKMKRLANTPAMASSAASAGVGMKAAAAVASQRIDTGLREIGGPGLRKSSSLPAGRKGKGD